CCCTCGCTACCGACTGCGACGGTGCTGGGACACCCCGAAGGAGTCCGCCGCGGTGCCGACGAACGGTTGGGTTCGAATTTCGAAACATCCCTTCGGGAATCGTAATAGTTCGTGGGGCTTATTACGATGTACGAACTTCGGACGTACAGGACCAATGAGTACGGACCACCACGCCGGCTCCGAGACGGGGGCCGAAGCCGGGGACGGACGCACGATACTGCTGATCGGCAGCGGACCGATTCAGATCGGACAGGCCGCGGAGTTCGACTACTCCGGGGCCCAGGCCTGCCGGGCGCTCGCAGAGGAGGGCGCTCGAGTCGTGCTCGTCAACTCGAACCCCGCGACGATCATGACCGACCCGGAGATGGCCGATCGGGTGTACATCGAGCCCATCACCACAGAAGCCATCGCCGAGATTATCCGGAAGGAGCGGCCGGACGGCGTCATCGCCGGGCTGGGCGGCCAGACCGGGCTGAACGTCACCGCCGAACTCGCCGAAGAGGGGGTGCTCGAGGAGTACGACGTCGACATCATGGGCACTCCGCTGGAGACGATCTACGCGACGGAGGACCGCGACCTCTTCCGCCAGCGCATGGAGAAGATCGGCCAGCCGGTACCCCGGTCGACCACCATCTCGCTCGAGGCGGGCGAGTCTGTCTCCGAACTCACCGAAGTCGACCTCGTGGCGCGCGTCGAGAAGGCCGCGGCGGCGGTCGGCGGCCTCCCCGTCATCGCCCGGACGACCTACACCCTCGGCGGCTCCGGTTCGGGCGTCGTCGAGGAAATGGACGAACTCGTCGAGCGCGTCCGGAAGGGGCTGCGCCTCTCGCGGAACAACGAGGTGCTCGTTACGGAGTCGATCGCCGGCTGGGTCGAACTCGAGTACGAGGTGATGCGCGACGCCGACGACTCGTGTATCATTATCTGCAACATGGAGAACATTGACCCGATGGGCATTCATACGGGGGAATCGACGGTCGTCACGCCCTCGCAGGTCATCCCCGACGACGGCCACCAGGAGATGCGGACCGCGGCGCTGGACGTGATCCGCGAGCTCGGCATCCAGGGCGGGTGTAACATCCAGTTCGCCTGGCGCGACGACGGCACCCCCGGCGGCGAGTACAGAGTGGTGGAGGTCAACCCGCGCGTCTCCCGGTCCTCCGCGCTGGCCTCGAAGGCGACCGGCTACCCGATCGCGCGCGTCACCGCGAAGGTCGCTCTCGGCAAGCGCCTCCACGAGATCGAGAACGAAATCACGGGCGAGACGACGGCGGCGTTCGAGCCGGCTATCGACTACGTCGTCACCAAGGTGCCGCGCTGGCCCAAGGACAAGTTCGACGACGTCGAGTTCGAACTCGGCACCGCGATGAAGTCCACCGGCGAGGCGATGGCGATCGGCCGCACCTTCGAGGAGTCGCTGCTGAAAGCCCTCCGATCCTCCGAGTACGAGCCGAACGTCGACTGGGCCGACGTGAGCGACGCAGACCTCGAGGCCGAGTTCCTCGAGAAGCCCACCCCCGACCGCCCGTACGCCATCTTCGAGGCGTTCGAGCGCGGCTACACCGTCGAGGACGTGATCGAACTCACGGGAATCGAGGAGTGGTACGTCGAGCGCTTCGAGAACGTCGCGGACGCCTCCGTCGCGGCCGCGAACGGGGAGTTCGCGGAGGCCGCCGAGCTCGGCTTTACGAACCAGCAGGTCGCGGCGATGGCGGGCGCCGAGGGTGAGACGTCCGTGGAAGCGGTCGAATCCGCCGCCCCCGAGCGCTCGTTCAAGCAGGTCGACACCTGCGCGGGCGAGTTCGCCGCGTCGACGCCGTACTACTACTCCGCCCGCGACGCCCTCGAGTCTGGCCCCTCGCCGATCGCCCGCGACGAGGTGCAGGTCGACCGCGACGTCGAGAGCGTCGTGGTCGTCGGCGGCGGCCCGATCCGGATCGGCCAGGGTGTCGAGTTCGACTACTGCGCCGTCCACGCGGTGCGCGCCCTGCGGGAGATGGGGATCGACGCCCACGTGGTGAACAACAACCCCGAGACGGTGTCGACCGACTACGACACCTCCGACGGGCTGTTCTTCGAGCCGATCACCGCAGAAGAGGTCGCTGACATCGTCGAGACCACCGGCGCCGACGGCGTGATGGTCCAGTTCGGCGGGCAGACCTCCGTCGACATCGGCGAACCGCTCGAGGACGAACTCGCCCGCCGCGACCTCGACTGTGCGGTGATGGGGACCAGCGTCGAGGCGATGGACCTGGCAGAGGACCGCGACCGGTTCAATCGGCTGATGGACGACCTCGGAATCGCACAGCCGGAGGGCGGCGCGGCCCACAGCCGCGAGGAGGCCCTCGAGCTGGCCCACGAGATCGGCTACCCCGTGCTCGTGCGCCCCTCCTACGTCCTCGGCGGGCGCGCGATGGAGGTCGTCTACGACGATAGCGAACTCGAGCGCTACATCGAGGAAGCAGTCCGTGTCAGTCCGGACAAGCCGATCCTCGTCGACGATTTCCTCGAGGGCGCGGTCGAACTGGACGTCGACGCCGTCTCGGACGGCGAGGACGTCCTGATCGGTGGCATCATGGAACACGTCGAGAGCGCGGGGGTCCACTCCGGCGACTCGGCGTGTGCGATCCCGCCGCGCTCGCTCGACGCGGAGACGCTGGGACGGGTGCGCGAAGTGACCGAAGACATCGCCACCGCGCTCGAGACGGTCGGCCTGCTGAACGTTCAGCTTGCGGTGAAGGACGGAGACGTCTACGTGCTCGAGGCAAACCCCCGCTCCTCGCGCACGGTGCCGTTCGTCTCGAAGGCCACGGGCGTTCCGATCGCGAAACTCGCGGCGAAGGTGATGGCCGGCGAGTCCCTGGCTGATCTCGACGTCGCAGAGCAGATCCCCGAGCACACCTCGATCAAGGAAGTCGTGTTGCCGTTCGACCGCCTTCCCGGCTCGGACCCCCGCCTCGGCCCGGAGATGAAGTCCACCGGCGAGGTGATGGGAACCGCGAGCGAGTTCGGAACCGCCTACTGGAAGGCCCAGCAGGCGGCGTCCAACGCCGCGAGCGAGGGAACGGCGGTAGTGGGCCTCGAGGTAGAAGGCTTCGAGGAGTTCTTCGACCTCGCCGAGTTCGACGACGTGCCGCAGGCGATCCGCGAGGGGAAGGTCGACTTCGTCGTCAGCCGCGACCGCGCGGCCCTGGAGACGGCCGTCGAGGAGGACGTCCCGTACCTGTCGACGGAAGCGAGCGCGGCGGCGTACCTCGAGGGGCTCGCGGCGAGCGAGGGAGACCTCGAGGTCGCCGCGGTGACGGATCGGCCGACGCGGACGGCACAGTGGGGCGGCTAAGTCGCGGCGGCTCGAGCGACCGCGCGTTTTCACCTCGCAGAGAGTCGGCGAGACGCTCCGGGTATCCGAATAGTCAACACCCGCCGCGCGAATTGCGACAGTCATGTCCCGACTTCCGAACGACGTCGTCGGTGAGGCCTACCGCAGCGACGTCGGCTGGCGACTGCTCGAGGAGCTCGTCGACCTGAACAACCGAATGCCCGGCCAGGCGGGCGAGCACCGCGGCGCCGAGTACGTCCGCGAGCGCTTCGAAGAGAGCGGCCTGGCGGACGTCACCGTCACCGAGTTTCCGATTCCGGGGTGGTGGCGCGGCGAGTGCTCGCTCGAGTTGCACGGCCGCGATCCGCCACAGCGGTTCGAGCGCTCCCACGAGCTCGTCGAACTCCCCGGCACGCCCGCGGGAGAGGTCACCGGCGAGATCGTCGACGTCGGCTACGGCGTCCCCGAGGACTTCGAGGACTTGGACCTCACCGGCAAGATCGCGATGGCCTACAGCCTCACCCCCGAGGACTACGGACGGTGGGTCCACCGCGGCGAGAAGTACGGCTACGCCGTCGAGGCCGGCGCCGAGGGCTTTCTCTTTCGCAACCACGTCGAAGGCTGTCTGCCGCCGACGGGCGACGTCGGGAAGATCGACCGCGAGGGAGAGATCCCCGCCGTCGGCCTCAGCACGGAGGTCGGCGACCGCCTGCTGCGGTACTGCGAGCGCGGGAACGTCGAAGCGACGCTGTCCGTCGACTGTCGAACCGAACCCGCGACCTCGCGAAACGTCGAGGCCGCCGTCGGCCCCGACACCGACGAGGAGGTGCTCTTTACCGCCCACGTCGACGGCCACGACGTCGGCACCGCCGCCAACGACAACGGCGCGGGAACCGCCATCGCCGTCGAGGCCGCCCGCATCCTGAAGCGAGTCGAGGACGACCTCGAGACCCGCGTCCGGTTCGTCGTCTTCGGCGCCGAGGAGACGGGCCTCTACGGCTCGTACTACTGGTCGCACACCCACGACCTCGAGCGGGTGAAGTGCGTGGTGAACGTCGACGGCGTGGGCTACTCCCGCGATCTGAAGGTCTACCACCACGGCTTCGAGGAGATCGGCGAGGCGTTCGACGCGGTCGCCGACGAGTACGGCGTCGAGATCCCGTCCGCGGGGACGATCCGTCCCCACAGCGACCACTGGCCGTTCGCCCAGCGGGGCGTGCCGGCGGCCCAGGGCGTCTCCGTCCGCGACGACGACGGCCGGGGCTGGGGCCACACCCACGGGGATACGCTCGACAAACTCGACCCGCGGGACCTGCGCGAACTCTCGATTCTCTGTGCCGCGGGGCTGGCTCGTCTCGCCGAGCGGGACCGACCGGTCGAGCCCGTCGACGAGGCGGAGATCCGCGAGGCGACGGAGGCCGGCGGCTACGACGTCGGCATGAAGGCCGTCGACAATTGGCCGTGGGGCGACGAACGACCGTGGCCCTGGCGTGACGAACTCGAGCGATAGCCCAGTCCCCGCCGATCGTCGCCGACCACCGAAAAATCGTCTCGAGTGCGGCGCCGCGGTGGCACCGACGGTACCCTTCCCAGGTCCTCGAGTGCGGTTACGCGCTGTACTCGACGGGGTCGACCGCTTCGCCGTCGACTTCGATCGCCGTCTCGCCGTCGAACACCGTGATGTCGGCGATCCGCCCCGAGAACTCGACGCGGAGGTCCGCGCCGTCGACGGTGCCTTCGATCGACGTTCCGGAGGTGGTCGTCGTCTCCGCGAGCGCGTCG
Above is a genomic segment from Natrononativus amylolyticus containing:
- the carB gene encoding carbamoyl-phosphate synthase large subunit yields the protein MSTDHHAGSETGAEAGDGRTILLIGSGPIQIGQAAEFDYSGAQACRALAEEGARVVLVNSNPATIMTDPEMADRVYIEPITTEAIAEIIRKERPDGVIAGLGGQTGLNVTAELAEEGVLEEYDVDIMGTPLETIYATEDRDLFRQRMEKIGQPVPRSTTISLEAGESVSELTEVDLVARVEKAAAAVGGLPVIARTTYTLGGSGSGVVEEMDELVERVRKGLRLSRNNEVLVTESIAGWVELEYEVMRDADDSCIIICNMENIDPMGIHTGESTVVTPSQVIPDDGHQEMRTAALDVIRELGIQGGCNIQFAWRDDGTPGGEYRVVEVNPRVSRSSALASKATGYPIARVTAKVALGKRLHEIENEITGETTAAFEPAIDYVVTKVPRWPKDKFDDVEFELGTAMKSTGEAMAIGRTFEESLLKALRSSEYEPNVDWADVSDADLEAEFLEKPTPDRPYAIFEAFERGYTVEDVIELTGIEEWYVERFENVADASVAAANGEFAEAAELGFTNQQVAAMAGAEGETSVEAVESAAPERSFKQVDTCAGEFAASTPYYYSARDALESGPSPIARDEVQVDRDVESVVVVGGGPIRIGQGVEFDYCAVHAVRALREMGIDAHVVNNNPETVSTDYDTSDGLFFEPITAEEVADIVETTGADGVMVQFGGQTSVDIGEPLEDELARRDLDCAVMGTSVEAMDLAEDRDRFNRLMDDLGIAQPEGGAAHSREEALELAHEIGYPVLVRPSYVLGGRAMEVVYDDSELERYIEEAVRVSPDKPILVDDFLEGAVELDVDAVSDGEDVLIGGIMEHVESAGVHSGDSACAIPPRSLDAETLGRVREVTEDIATALETVGLLNVQLAVKDGDVYVLEANPRSSRTVPFVSKATGVPIAKLAAKVMAGESLADLDVAEQIPEHTSIKEVVLPFDRLPGSDPRLGPEMKSTGEVMGTASEFGTAYWKAQQAASNAASEGTAVVGLEVEGFEEFFDLAEFDDVPQAIREGKVDFVVSRDRAALETAVEEDVPYLSTEASAAAYLEGLAASEGDLEVAAVTDRPTRTAQWGG
- a CDS encoding M28 family metallopeptidase yields the protein MSRLPNDVVGEAYRSDVGWRLLEELVDLNNRMPGQAGEHRGAEYVRERFEESGLADVTVTEFPIPGWWRGECSLELHGRDPPQRFERSHELVELPGTPAGEVTGEIVDVGYGVPEDFEDLDLTGKIAMAYSLTPEDYGRWVHRGEKYGYAVEAGAEGFLFRNHVEGCLPPTGDVGKIDREGEIPAVGLSTEVGDRLLRYCERGNVEATLSVDCRTEPATSRNVEAAVGPDTDEEVLFTAHVDGHDVGTAANDNGAGTAIAVEAARILKRVEDDLETRVRFVVFGAEETGLYGSYYWSHTHDLERVKCVVNVDGVGYSRDLKVYHHGFEEIGEAFDAVADEYGVEIPSAGTIRPHSDHWPFAQRGVPAAQGVSVRDDDGRGWGHTHGDTLDKLDPRDLRELSILCAAGLARLAERDRPVEPVDEAEIREATEAGGYDVGMKAVDNWPWGDERPWPWRDELER